A section of the Hippea sp. KM1 genome encodes:
- a CDS encoding AAA family ATPase, which translates to MKENLSPKETKYIKRRLAGNIRRAIEGIFSVAVISGARQVGKSTMIQNEFQDFAYYTLDDYDTIDLLRTDPEFIFKKHDRIVIDEVQKYPDILNTVKLTVDRDENKKIILSGSSNILLMKNISETLAGRAVKRLLKLHQYALQKCTIPSPR; encoded by the coding sequence ATGAAAGAAAATCTTTCACCTAAAGAGACAAAATACATAAAACGCAGATTGGCAGGGAATATAAGAAGGGCAATTGAGGGTATCTTTTCTGTTGCTGTAATAAGCGGTGCAAGGCAAGTTGGAAAAAGCACAATGATACAGAACGAATTTCAGGATTTTGCTTACTATACGCTTGACGATTATGACACAATAGACCTACTCAGAACAGACCCAGAGTTTATCTTCAAAAAGCACGATAGAATAGTGATAGATGAGGTTCAAAAATATCCCGACATATTAAACACGGTAAAATTGACTGTGGATAGAGATGAAAACAAGAAAATAATACTATCCGGATCATCCAACATATTGCTCATGAAAAATATCTCTGAAACACTGGCAGGCAGGGCTGTCAAGCGCCTTCTAAAACTACACCAATACGCCCTGCAAAAGTGCACCATCCCTTCCCCTCGTTGA
- the istA gene encoding IS21 family transposase, with amino-acid sequence MTNWVYKKRLTDQILGLNRRTVSRRLKEEDLKLYPKRSYPSKLNDYKGYIEERINQAYPDRIPSTVILREINDMGYTGSLRTLQKYTKVIYDRIGSKRGKDSEEIIRFETEKGFQAQADWTTIRAGRKPIYAFVMVLGYSRTAFVYFTNNSDEDIFQSCHIKAFDYFGGIPKTILYDNLKSVIIQRDKYGKNRHGINNDFLDFSKGLFIPKPCKPYRAKTKGKVERFNSYLKNNFYKPLRAKLKNSGLEITPELLNSYIFSWLEMANNRIHGTTKRKPFDMLKEEYEFLTRIPDSLAAKYGNGDGNGNKDRDNDKIKEAIEKSNKTCANIDVSYYTGIDEYEKLLFGESGNG; translated from the coding sequence ATGACTAATTGGGTGTATAAAAAAAGGTTGACAGACCAGATTCTGGGCTTAAACAGAAGAACAGTGTCAAGAAGATTAAAAGAGGAGGATTTAAAACTGTACCCCAAAAGGAGCTATCCTTCAAAGCTTAATGATTACAAAGGCTACATAGAAGAAAGGATCAACCAAGCTTACCCGGATAGAATCCCATCTACTGTCATATTAAGAGAGATAAACGATATGGGATACACAGGTAGTCTAAGGACACTTCAGAAATACACAAAGGTAATCTACGATAGGATTGGCTCAAAAAGAGGAAAAGACAGTGAAGAGATAATCAGGTTTGAAACCGAAAAAGGCTTTCAGGCTCAGGCAGATTGGACAACTATCAGAGCAGGCAGAAAGCCCATTTATGCATTTGTTATGGTCTTGGGTTATTCAAGAACAGCCTTCGTCTATTTTACAAACAATAGCGATGAGGACATATTTCAGTCCTGCCACATAAAAGCTTTCGACTACTTTGGCGGAATACCAAAGACCATACTCTATGATAACCTAAAATCCGTCATAATACAAAGGGATAAATACGGCAAAAACAGGCATGGAATAAACAATGATTTTCTTGACTTCTCCAAAGGCTTGTTTATTCCAAAGCCCTGCAAACCATACAGGGCTAAAACAAAGGGAAAGGTAGAAAGATTTAACTCATACCTAAAGAACAACTTCTACAAGCCCTTAAGGGCAAAGCTAAAGAACTCTGGCTTAGAGATAACACCTGAGCTTCTAAACTCATACATCTTCTCATGGCTTGAGATGGCAAATAACAGGATACATGGGACAACGAAGAGGAAACCCTTTGACATGCTGAAAGAGGAGTATGAGTTTTTGACAAGGATACCGGATAGTCTGGCTGCCAAGTATGGGAATGGAGATGGAAATGGAAATAAAGATAGAGACAACGACAAAATTAAAGAAGCTATTGAAAAGTCAAACAAAACTTGTGCCAATATCGATGTCTCATACTACACAGGGATAGATGAATACGAAAAGCTCCTCTTTGGGGAGAGTGGAAATGGTTAA
- a CDS encoding branched-chain amino acid ABC transporter substrate-binding protein, whose translation MKHRLVGVLVALLTAVLFSVSSFASDVIKIGVQAPITGKFASEGQSIDKAVRLIVKQYNEKGGILGKKLEVVTCDDEGKAVKAAICARKLVDEGVIAVIGSYTSTCAEAAEPIYYRAGVLQTSDGTSDTLVKHGYWTFFRNSSPNSAEAEFTAKFFLKKQHYKRIAAISDYSTFSTDLTNAVIENIKKMGGNIVYTGKITSGAQNFTPILTKIKSFHPDVIYFGGYYTDGGLIRAQMVQLGMKADFVGGDSNDNPEFLKLAGKAAVGAYLINVPLPEMLPYPAAKKFLKAYRETYHENPASIWTLFNVDGLRAILYAIEQTKSTDTKKIADYLHNKLKDFPGITGPISFAPNGERVGSAYMAYRIGPDLKYHIVYKEK comes from the coding sequence ATGAAGCACAGGTTGGTCGGCGTGTTGGTTGCACTGCTTACAGCGGTGTTGTTTAGTGTATCCTCGTTTGCCTCTGATGTTATCAAGATCGGGGTTCAGGCTCCGATAACGGGCAAGTTTGCAAGCGAGGGTCAGTCAATTGACAAGGCCGTTAGGCTCATCGTCAAACAGTACAACGAGAAGGGCGGCATCCTGGGTAAGAAGTTAGAGGTTGTAACATGCGACGATGAGGGCAAGGCCGTTAAAGCTGCTATCTGCGCAAGGAAGCTCGTTGACGAGGGCGTTATCGCTGTAATCGGTTCTTACACATCCACATGCGCAGAGGCCGCAGAGCCAATCTATTACAGGGCTGGCGTTCTTCAGACATCCGACGGAACAAGCGACACACTGGTAAAACACGGTTATTGGACATTCTTCAGGAACTCATCCCCCAACTCAGCAGAGGCTGAATTTACAGCCAAATTCTTCCTAAAGAAACAGCATTACAAAAGAATAGCTGCCATCTCCGATTACTCCACATTCTCCACAGACCTAACAAACGCAGTTATCGAAAACATCAAGAAGATGGGCGGCAACATTGTTTACACCGGTAAAATCACATCCGGCGCCCAGAACTTCACACCAATCCTAACCAAGATTAAATCCTTCCATCCAGATGTAATATACTTCGGCGGTTATTACACAGACGGTGGTCTTATCAGGGCTCAGATGGTTCAGCTTGGAATGAAGGCCGACTTCGTTGGTGGCGACTCCAACGACAACCCAGAATTCCTAAAGCTTGCCGGCAAGGCAGCTGTTGGCGCTTACCTTATCAATGTTCCTCTGCCAGAGATGTTGCCATACCCTGCAGCCAAGAAGTTCCTCAAGGCTTACAGGGAGACCTATCATGAGAACCCTGCAAGCATCTGGACTCTCTTCAATGTTGATGGCTTAAGGGCAATCCTCTATGCCATCGAGCAGACAAAGAGCACAGATACAAAGAAGATTGCAGACTATCTGCACAACAAACTCAAAGACTTCCCGGGCATCACAGGTCCTATAAGCTTTGCTCCAAACGGCGAGAGGGTTGGCAGCGCTTACATGGCTTACAGGATCGGCCCAGATCTCAAATACCACATCGTTTACAAGGAGAAGTAA
- a CDS encoding IS256 family transposase yields the protein MNLKIPRDREGRFRTKLIEPYKRRDMDLEDLILGMFASGMSLRSVSQALESIFELKYSPSTISQISQITEEEINSWKKRKLKKRYTLIMLDGMWLSVRRNTTAKEVVLFVLGIDENGYREILDFEVNPSEGVESYSEIIRRLYERGVREVLLFVADGVVGLEERIKEYFPKADFQSCIVHKIRNTLSKVRAKDRKEIADDLKRIYQVSNKKEALKGFEIFKKKWSSKYPNVVKSWERELYKLLAFLKYPEPIQRVVYTTNLIERTIKEIRRRVKVIGALPSVKSVEKFVYLRVAMLNDRWSNRIVNGFLEAREEIREMFLGRYS from the coding sequence TTGAATTTAAAGATTCCAAGGGACAGAGAGGGGAGATTCAGAACAAAGCTTATAGAACCATACAAAAGAAGGGATATGGATCTTGAGGATCTAATCTTAGGGATGTTTGCCTCTGGAATGAGCTTAAGATCTGTATCACAAGCCTTGGAGAGTATATTTGAACTAAAGTACTCACCTTCAACAATAAGCCAGATATCCCAGATTACCGAAGAGGAGATAAACAGTTGGAAAAAGAGGAAACTAAAGAAAAGATACACACTGATAATGCTCGATGGCATGTGGCTATCTGTCAGGAGGAATACTACAGCAAAAGAGGTCGTCCTTTTCGTTTTAGGGATAGATGAAAACGGCTACAGAGAGATACTTGACTTTGAGGTCAACCCCTCTGAGGGAGTAGAAAGCTATTCTGAGATAATAAGAAGACTGTATGAGAGGGGAGTAAGAGAGGTTCTCCTCTTTGTGGCAGATGGCGTTGTTGGCCTTGAGGAGAGGATAAAGGAGTACTTTCCAAAAGCAGATTTTCAATCATGCATAGTTCACAAAATCAGGAACACTTTAAGCAAAGTAAGAGCCAAAGACAGGAAAGAGATAGCAGATGACCTAAAAAGGATATATCAGGTTTCAAACAAAAAAGAGGCTTTAAAAGGATTTGAGATATTCAAGAAGAAGTGGAGCTCCAAATACCCCAATGTAGTCAAATCTTGGGAGAGGGAGCTTTATAAACTCCTTGCATTTCTTAAGTATCCTGAGCCTATCCAGAGGGTTGTATATACGACAAATTTAATAGAGAGAACAATAAAAGAAATCAGAAGAAGAGTTAAGGTGATAGGCGCTCTACCTTCTGTTAAATCTGTTGAAAAGTTCGTTTATCTGAGGGTGGCAATGCTCAATGACAGGTGGTCTAACAGAATAGTAAATGGCTTCTTGGAAGCAAGGGAAGAAATCAGAGAGATGTTCCTTGGGAGGTACTCATAG
- a CDS encoding transposase, producing the protein MKPRRRFSNEFKLDAVLLTLQGDRTVKEVSEEMDIPYALLCKWRTKYKKLGEKAFVGKGNISEDRKDIKALERELRIVRQERDILKKALAIFSTHQNKNTDL; encoded by the coding sequence ATGAAACCAAGGAGAAGGTTTTCAAATGAATTCAAGTTGGATGCAGTCCTCCTTACTCTTCAAGGAGACAGGACTGTCAAAGAGGTATCAGAGGAGATGGATATCCCCTATGCTCTCCTTTGCAAATGGAGAACAAAATACAAAAAGTTGGGAGAGAAGGCCTTTGTTGGCAAAGGAAACATCTCAGAGGATAGAAAAGACATAAAGGCTTTAGAAAGAGAGTTGAGAATTGTGAGGCAGGAGAGAGACATATTAAAAAAAGCACTCGCCATCTTCTCAACTCATCAGAACAAAAATACAGATTTATAG
- a CDS encoding IS1634 family transposase, whose translation MTQQKAVIKNMDHLGLIAGMIDELKIKETIDDAIPSSSKSKNLSYGEATKAMILNGLGYVNKQLYLTPLFFKDKPLKRLFGRDVDSSWFNDDALGRTLDKLFEYGVSELYEKIASKAVKILNLRPSTIHLDSTSFHLDGKYPNQEMKRKGEKEEKKKEKRGREEEKKEEDYEPTPVFITQGYSRDHHPELNQVVLNLIVEHKAGIPVWMKPADGNQIDAEAFANIVKEHINSLRSAKDTKTKVIADAALFGRVKIFV comes from the coding sequence ATGACACAGCAAAAGGCAGTTATCAAGAACATGGATCACTTAGGACTGATAGCCGGTATGATAGATGAACTGAAGATTAAAGAAACCATAGATGATGCAATACCATCATCAAGTAAATCAAAGAACCTAAGCTACGGTGAAGCAACAAAGGCAATGATCCTTAACGGTCTTGGTTATGTCAACAAACAGCTCTACCTAACACCACTCTTTTTCAAGGATAAACCACTAAAGAGACTATTTGGAAGGGACGTTGATTCTTCATGGTTCAACGATGATGCACTGGGCAGAACATTAGATAAACTCTTTGAATACGGCGTAAGTGAGCTATATGAGAAGATAGCATCCAAAGCAGTTAAGATACTGAACCTTAGACCGTCAACCATACACTTAGACAGCACAAGCTTTCATCTTGATGGCAAATATCCTAACCAGGAGATGAAAAGAAAGGGAGAAAAGGAAGAAAAGAAAAAGGAAAAACGGGGAAGAGAAGAAGAAAAGAAAGAAGAAGACTATGAACCAACCCCAGTTTTTATCACACAGGGATACAGCAGAGACCACCACCCAGAGCTCAACCAGGTGGTGCTTAACCTCATAGTGGAGCACAAAGCAGGCATTCCTGTGTGGATGAAACCAGCGGATGGCAATCAGATAGATGCAGAGGCATTTGCCAATATAGTAAAGGAGCATATAAACTCTTTAAGAAGTGCAAAGGATACAAAAACAAAGGTAATAGCCGATGCTGCTCTCTTTGGTCGTGTCAAGATTTTTGTGTAA
- a CDS encoding LEM-3-like GIY-YIG domain-containing protein, with the protein MIKFSERTIEKIGYYVYVLVDPRSDKIFYIGKGKGNRIFAHVNGALENETESDKIALIKEIINEGMEVQHYIVRHGIETEEIAFEIEATLIDLLTCEKFKHLSQITNIIAGHKSWERGIKTVDELEALYSAEPLNEIKHNLLLININKTYKKEKSIYEATRKSWRLSKKKVQLIDYVLAEYKGIVRAVFKPEKWLETEDGKRLYFKGYEVKDKKVLDLYLNKEYTGKKKGQQNPITYLWKKD; encoded by the coding sequence ATGATAAAATTTTCTGAGCGCACGATAGAAAAAATAGGTTATTATGTTTATGTTCTTGTTGATCCACGAAGCGATAAAATATTCTATATAGGAAAAGGTAAAGGAAATAGAATTTTTGCTCATGTAAACGGGGCTTTAGAAAATGAAACTGAATCAGATAAAATAGCACTAATTAAGGAGATTATAAACGAAGGAATGGAGGTACAACACTATATTGTACGTCATGGAATAGAAACGGAGGAGATAGCATTTGAAATAGAAGCAACCCTGATTGATCTATTGACATGTGAGAAATTTAAGCATCTTTCTCAAATAACTAACATTATTGCAGGGCACAAGTCTTGGGAGAGAGGTATAAAAACTGTAGATGAACTTGAAGCTTTGTATTCAGCAGAACCACTAAACGAAATAAAACATAATTTACTTTTGATTAATATTAATAAAACATATAAAAAAGAAAAATCTATCTACGAGGCTACTAGAAAAAGTTGGAGATTAAGTAAAAAGAAAGTCCAACTAATAGACTATGTATTAGCAGAATATAAAGGCATAGTTAGAGCTGTTTTTAAACCTGAAAAGTGGTTAGAAACAGAAGATGGAAAAAGATTGTATTTCAAGGGGTACGAAGTTAAAGATAAAAAAGTCTTAGACCTCTATTTAAATAAAGAATACACCGGGAAGAAAAAGGGGCAACAAAATCCCATAACTTATTTATGGAAAAAAGATTAA
- a CDS encoding ATP-binding protein — MTRAAYFELLPMSYGEYRGIETPNNFLSLWRGEKANIEENILGGDSVIDTEDLMLKGFMPANITRKSNEDVLMWMDGYIKTYLERDLRQLSQIESLIDFRKLMQVLALRTANMLKQSEVAKDSGLSPATTYRYIKLLEVSNIIDRLPSFFTNRVKRVIKSPKVFFIDVGLAVFLSGYYDKESLLKAREYGSFFETMVFLHLKSLCHTLTPQAKLYYFGTTSQKEVDFVMEHGNKILAIEVKAKESPKLRDVKNLIYFMDNHPETVLGLVLHKGNEVRWLTSKILSAPWWWLEAV, encoded by the coding sequence ATGACAAGGGCTGCATACTTTGAGCTTTTGCCTATGAGTTATGGTGAGTATAGAGGCATTGAAACCCCTAATAACTTCCTAAGCCTATGGAGGGGCGAAAAAGCCAACATAGAGGAGAATATCCTGGGTGGCGATAGTGTAATAGACACAGAAGACCTGATGCTAAAGGGATTTATGCCGGCAAATATTACAAGGAAAAGTAACGAAGATGTCCTGATGTGGATGGACGGTTATATAAAAACATATTTGGAGAGGGATTTAAGGCAACTCTCCCAGATTGAATCTTTAATTGATTTTAGAAAACTCATGCAGGTTTTGGCATTAAGAACTGCAAATATGCTCAAACAGTCAGAGGTAGCAAAGGATAGCGGCTTAAGCCCTGCAACAACATACAGATACATAAAGCTTTTGGAGGTATCAAACATCATAGACAGGCTGCCGTCTTTTTTCACAAACAGGGTGAAAAGGGTAATCAAATCCCCAAAGGTATTCTTCATCGATGTTGGCCTTGCTGTATTTTTATCTGGATATTACGACAAAGAGTCATTGCTTAAAGCCAGGGAGTATGGAAGCTTCTTCGAAACAATGGTATTTTTGCACCTTAAAAGCTTATGCCACACACTCACACCGCAGGCCAAACTCTACTACTTTGGAACCACATCCCAGAAAGAGGTTGATTTCGTAATGGAGCATGGAAACAAGATTCTGGCTATAGAGGTCAAAGCAAAGGAATCCCCCAAGCTAAGGGATGTAAAAAACCTCATCTATTTCATGGATAATCACCCAGAGACGGTTTTGGGATTGGTATTACACAAAGGCAATGAGGTTAGGTGGCTGACATCGAAGATACTGTCTGCGCCCTGGTGGTGGCTTGAGGCAGTGTAA
- a CDS encoding IS1634 family transposase — MRSGRTFFSSVISNLLLGIGCCPWEDTQSLGITQDIVHYPLFSSKTMEEFKKNGMLFISRVPSKLKKAKEILRNHNEGEFIQLDENYQAIPYIVDYEGMRQKWVLYKSSYAKSKMDKTIKREYQEKEKQEMKLIEKLQRRRFFCEADAKEVLKEKTSKLECLTITEAKLISKPKYKTKGRPKSDAKPDYYEYYWVIDTKPNKGYIEQKQNQKSGLFILATNDMKLSEKELLDEYKSQQRIERGFRFLKSPEFLSDAMFLKNPKRIEAMLMIMTISLLVYAALEYRIRSELKNKNKTFPNQLGKPIQNPTARWVFENFFAIHLLILNNQEQIVGLEDKHRLILELLGGTYMGFYGINGGRGAE; from the coding sequence ATGAGGTCTGGTAGGACATTTTTCAGTTCTGTCATTTCAAACCTCCTCCTGGGGATTGGGTGTTGTCCCTGGGAGGATACCCAATCCTTAGGGATTACACAAGATATTGTACACTACCCTCTCTTTAGCTCTAAAACAATGGAGGAGTTTAAAAAGAACGGTATGCTTTTCATCTCAAGGGTTCCATCAAAACTGAAGAAGGCAAAAGAGATACTCAGAAACCACAATGAAGGGGAATTTATCCAGCTTGATGAGAACTATCAAGCTATCCCATATATAGTAGATTATGAGGGAATGAGACAGAAATGGGTTCTGTATAAAAGCAGCTATGCTAAATCAAAAATGGATAAAACGATAAAGAGAGAGTATCAAGAAAAAGAAAAACAGGAAATGAAACTCATTGAGAAACTGCAGAGGAGAAGATTTTTCTGCGAAGCTGACGCAAAAGAGGTACTTAAAGAAAAAACAAGTAAGTTAGAGTGCCTAACCATAACAGAAGCTAAACTCATATCAAAGCCCAAATACAAGACAAAAGGAAGACCAAAATCGGATGCCAAACCGGATTACTATGAATACTACTGGGTTATAGATACCAAACCAAACAAAGGGTACATAGAACAGAAGCAGAACCAAAAGAGTGGTCTTTTTATCCTTGCAACCAATGACATGAAACTATCAGAAAAAGAACTGCTTGATGAGTACAAATCACAACAGAGGATAGAAAGGGGCTTTAGGTTTCTAAAATCACCGGAGTTTCTAAGTGATGCCATGTTTTTGAAAAATCCAAAACGCATTGAAGCAATGCTTATGATAATGACTATATCCTTACTTGTATATGCTGCCTTGGAATACAGAATAAGAAGTGAGCTTAAGAATAAAAACAAGACCTTTCCCAATCAGCTTGGGAAACCCATTCAGAACCCAACAGCAAGGTGGGTGTTTGAGAACTTCTTTGCCATACACCTACTTATTCTAAACAACCAAGAACAAATTGTTGGGTTGGAAGATAAGCATAGGCTAATACTGGAGCTGTTGGGTGGAACTTATATGGGGTTTTATGGTATAAATGGAGGGAGAGGTGCGGAATGA
- the istB gene encoding IS21-like element helper ATPase IstB codes for MVNTRIEEYCKKLNLSGVLSNYSYLSDKAAKENLSFVEFLLLLLESEYETRNERSKRTILKFAGFPKIKTIDTFDFSFSSLDKTLINEIMTMRFVDEAKNILLIGPSGTGKTHLAIAIGYAATQKRIKTKFITMADLAITLQAAETQNRLDSYIKKVISSPRLLIIDEFGYFKLNEKQSNLLFQIVNKKYETGSIIITTNLSFIRWKEVLNNDEGLTTAILDRLIHHSYIINIKGESYRLRQKKRAGLLDFSP; via the coding sequence ATGGTTAATACGAGGATAGAAGAATATTGCAAGAAACTGAATTTAAGCGGTGTTCTTAGCAATTATAGCTATCTATCTGATAAAGCTGCAAAAGAGAACCTCTCTTTTGTTGAATTCCTACTCCTTCTGCTTGAATCTGAGTATGAAACAAGAAACGAAAGGTCAAAAAGGACAATCTTGAAATTTGCAGGGTTCCCAAAGATAAAGACAATAGACACATTTGATTTTTCCTTCTCTTCCTTGGATAAGACGCTGATCAATGAGATAATGACAATGCGTTTTGTTGATGAGGCAAAAAACATACTCCTAATTGGACCATCCGGTACAGGTAAGACACATCTTGCTATAGCTATAGGCTATGCAGCAACACAAAAGAGGATAAAGACAAAGTTCATCACAATGGCTGACCTTGCAATTACACTTCAGGCAGCAGAAACGCAGAACAGATTGGATTCATACATAAAGAAGGTGATAAGCTCACCAAGATTGCTCATTATCGATGAATTCGGCTATTTCAAGCTCAATGAGAAGCAATCCAATCTGTTGTTCCAGATAGTAAACAAGAAGTATGAGACGGGGTCTATTATAATAACTACCAATCTATCATTTATAAGATGGAAGGAGGTTTTGAACAATGATGAGGGTTTAACTACCGCTATATTGGATAGGCTAATTCATCACAGCTATATCATTAACATCAAAGGGGAAAGCTATAGACTGAGACAGAAGAAAAGGGCGGGGCTTTTGGATTTTAGTCCTTAG
- a CDS encoding IS3 family transposase, translating into MKKSTRHLLNSSEQKYRFIEMFRNEFPVERMAKVLDITRDSYYKWLRRRQSKRKQENEFLLSRIRHIFYLHKKRYGSSRIHAELKKENITCSRRRVAKLMKSANLISIRYKRHRYPENKNSEKIDKYPPNLLNQDFTVDSPNKVWVSDITYIPTKEGWLYLTTIIDLFNREVVGESRSYNLKTENTVIKALYEAMRKRKPKEKLIFHSDKGVQYHSKEFRNILKAFNITQSTSGKGNCYDNAVAESFFKTLKSELLSNGAFKTKREAKIKVFEYIELYYNKKRIHSSLNWCTPEEYLENYYRNTDKREEETQQVEQKEAV; encoded by the coding sequence ATTAAAAAAAGCACTCGCCATCTTCTCAACTCATCAGAACAAAAATACAGATTTATAGAGATGTTCAGAAATGAATTTCCAGTTGAGAGGATGGCAAAAGTACTGGATATTACAAGGGATAGCTACTACAAATGGCTAAGAAGAAGACAAAGCAAAAGAAAACAGGAAAATGAGTTTCTACTTTCGAGAATACGACACATATTCTATCTCCACAAGAAAAGGTACGGCTCAAGCAGAATCCATGCAGAACTTAAAAAAGAAAACATAACCTGCTCAAGAAGAAGAGTAGCGAAGCTAATGAAGTCAGCCAATCTTATCAGCATAAGATACAAAAGACACAGATACCCAGAAAATAAAAACAGTGAAAAAATAGATAAATATCCGCCCAATCTGTTGAATCAGGACTTTACTGTTGACTCACCCAACAAGGTCTGGGTATCTGATATAACCTATATCCCAACCAAAGAGGGTTGGCTCTATTTAACCACAATAATAGACCTGTTCAACAGAGAGGTAGTGGGTGAGAGCAGGTCATACAACCTAAAAACGGAGAATACCGTCATAAAAGCCCTATATGAGGCAATGAGAAAGAGGAAACCAAAAGAAAAACTCATATTCCACTCAGACAAAGGCGTTCAATACCACTCCAAAGAATTCAGAAACATACTCAAAGCTTTCAATATCACACAAAGCACAAGCGGAAAGGGCAACTGCTATGATAATGCTGTCGCTGAGAGCTTCTTTAAAACCCTAAAGAGTGAGCTTCTATCAAATGGGGCTTTCAAAACAAAAAGAGAAGCTAAAATCAAGGTTTTTGAGTATATAGAGTTGTACTACAACAAGAAAAGGATCCACTCCTCACTGAATTGGTGTACTCCTGAGGAGTATTTGGAGAACTACTACAGAAATACTGACAAAAGAGAAGAAGAAACACAACAAGTAGAGCAGAAAGAGGCAGTGTGA